A single region of the Kwoniella botswanensis chromosome 1, complete sequence genome encodes:
- a CDS encoding beta-1,2-xylosyltransferase 1, with product MALNFPFPSPLNLPIPRRFVVLILSGSILVLFLHTFAPSTLPPALTPNLPHHEPDASYFSPSKWLPPILNPNTPSRPVEFDEDGQCLFLSPYDALSPNEKKRAEMLVLESVSPGIVKSHKPPSEGNDYDPDFDDEFSALSNETKSQPSGLTHPILGLLREGEMKWNSMLARQSQSLEQAVKVYKDKWNRNPPKGFDEWWHFAENNNVLLPDEYDAIMDSLLPFYGLPIKTLQERLEETEKIQETFTLIVHDGKVELQWNDDYSRDTWWASRPRADSQINLLEPFIKHIGAFRATFTIHDQPSILLDHARQEELINAAKSGKISNHPNENDRFEQDWSKACAKDSPLNRGEQELPAADTFINAHGAAMDICQHPSYMENHGMLLEEHNSETHPKPHTKLYPILVPSKTMLNGDIPVTPIGRDGRRDDVGPDPEWSRKSGKLYWRGLATGLNHDKKKGSKWRQSHRERLHFLANDKSDSYTEVLAPVGSTGEAELSRLPLKELGEYYMDVKLAGGHWQCDWDDGTCDEMEKEIEFAGKDNAERSNDFKYVFDTDGNAWSSRFPRLMASNNVVVKATVFPEWNTKSLPEWYAYVPSKMDYSDLFSIMSFFRGTPSGRGAHDEVARRIALNGQCWVERTWRREDLQAYMFRLYLEYARLVSPDRDNGKMDFILPGQHSNTHPVVADKAGEAHVPVAAQVVPPMVDE from the exons ATGGCGTTgaatttccctttcccttcaCCACTGAATCTACCTATCCCACGTCGGTTCGTGGTACTGATACTATCAGGTAGTATCCTAGTCCTCTTCCTACACACCTTCGCCCCTTCCACATTACCTCCAGCACTCACACCGAACCTACCACATCATGAGCCCGATGCTTCCTacttctcaccttccaaatGGTTACCACCTATTCTAAACCCCAACACTCCCTCGCGTCCAGTCGAATTCGACGAAGATGGACAgtgtctcttcctctctcccTACGACGCATTATCGCCCAACGAAAAGAAACGAGCAGAGATGTTAGTATTGGAAAGTGTCAGTCCTGGAATAGTCAAATCGCATAAACCACCTTCAGAAGGTAATGATTACGATCcagatttcgatgatgagttCTCTGCTTTGTCGAACGAAACGAAATCACAGCCTTCCGGATTGACCCATCCGATCTTAGGGTTGTTgagggaaggagagatgaaatggaattCAATGTTGGCTagacaatctcaatctttaGAACAGGCTGTGAAGGTGTATAAGGATAAATGGAACAGAAATCCACCAAAAGGTTTCGATGAATG GTGGCATTTCGCTGAAAACAACAATGTCCTACTGCCTGATGAATACGATGC GATCATGGATTCACTACTACCATTTTACGGTCTCCCTATCAAAACTCTGCAAGAACGATTAGAGGAAACTGAAAAGATCCAAGAAACATTCACGCTGATCGTACACGATGGTAAAGTAGAATTGCAGTGGAATGACGACTATTCAAGAGACACATGGTGGGCTAGTAGACCTAGAGCAGACTCGCAGATCAATTTGTTGGAACCTTTTATCAAGCATATTGGAGCTTttag AGCAACCTTCACCATTCACGATCAACCTTCTATCTTACTTGATCATGCTCGACAAGAAGAATTGATAAACGCAGCTAAGAGCGGTAAAATCTCGAACCACCCTAATGAGAATGATAGGTTCGAACAGGATTGGAGTAAAGCTTGTGCTAAGGACAGTCCATTGAATAGAGGGGAACAAGAACTAC CCGCCGCCGACACGTTCATCAACGCTCATGGAGCCGCCATGGATATCTGTCAGCATCCTTCGTACATGGAGAACCACGGGATGTTACTGGAAGAGCACAACTCGGAAACGCACCCTAAACCACATACCAAACTGTATCCTATCCTAGTACCCTCCAAAACTATGTTGAATGGTGATATACCAGTTACGCCGATAGGCCGAGATGGGAGGAGAGACGATGTTGGACCTGATCCAGAGTGGAGTAGGAAGAGTGGAAAGTTGTATTGG AGAGGTCTAGCAACGGGATTAAACCAcgataagaagaaaggatccAAATGGCGTCAATCACACAGGGAGAGATTACATTTCCTAGCCAACGATAAATCAGATTCTTACACCGAGGTGTTAGCTCCAGTCGGTTCCACTGGAGAAGCCGAGTTATCGAGATTGCCCCTGAAGGAATTAGGAGAATATTATATGGATGTCAAACTTGCTGGAGGACATTGGCAGTGtgattgggatgatgggacttgcgatgagatggagaaggaaatTGAATTTGCAGGGAAGGATAATGCGGAGAGAAGTAATGATTTCAAATATGTCttcgat ACCGACGGGAACGCTTGGTCATCACGATTCCCTCGATTGATGGCTAGTAACAA CGTTGTGGTCAAAGCAACTGTCTTCCCAGAATGGA ACACCAAGTCGTTACCCGAATGGTACGCTTACGTGCCATCCAAGATGGATTACTCGGATTTGTTCTCGATTATGTCTTT CTTCCGAGGTACACCGTCGGGACGAGGTGCGCACGACGAAGTAGCTAGGCGAATAGCGTTGAACGGACAGTGTTGGGTCGAAAGGA CatggaggagagaagatctACAAGCATACATGTTCAGGCTGTACCTTGAATATGCGAGATTGGTCTCACCCGATAGAGATAACGGtaagatg GATTTCATATTACCTGGACAACATTCCAACACGCACCCGGTCGTAGCGGATAAAGCGGGAGAAGCACATGTACCTGTAGCTGCCCAGGTGGTACCTCCGATGGTGGACGAGTAG